The Euphorbia lathyris chromosome 2, ddEupLath1.1, whole genome shotgun sequence genome includes a window with the following:
- the LOC136218141 gene encoding cyclin-D1-1 produces the protein MSLSCSDCFNDLLCSEDSSELFSGDSPECSSDLDSPACTEESIASFIEDERNFVPGFDYLSRFKSRSLDASAREESVAWILKVQAYYRFQPLTAYLAVNYLDRFLYSHTLPQTKGWPMQLLSVACLSLAAKMEEPLVPSLLGFQVEGPKYIFEPRTIRRMELLVLTVLDWRLRSVTPFSFLDFFACKIDSSGTYMGFLISRATEIILSNIREASFLEYWPSSIAAAAILCAADEIPKLSLVNPELAELWCDGLSKEKIISCYRLMQDLVVDNSRRKTPKVLPVLRVTIRARMRSSDSSSSSTCSSFSSSSYKRRKLNDCLWGDDDKGNSE, from the exons ATGTCACTCTCGTGCTCCGATTGCTTCAACGACCTTCTTTGCAGCGAGGATTCCTCCGAGTTATTCTCCGGCGATTCACCGGAATGCTCGTCGGACCTCGATTCTCCGGCTTGTACAGAGGAATCCATTGCTAGTTTCATTGAAGATGAAAGAAACTTTGTGCCTGGATTCGATTACTTATCTCGCTTCAAATCTCGGTCTCTCGATGCATCTGCTCGTGAAGAATCCGTTGCATGGATTCTCAAG GTGCAAGCATATTATAGATTCCAGCCATTGACGGCGTATCTCGCCGTCAACTATCTGGATCGGTTCCTGTACTCTCATACGTTGCCG CAAACAAAAGGATGGCCAATGCAACTTTTATCTGTTGCTTGCTTATCTTTAGCAGCCAAAATGGAGGAACCTCTGGTTCCTTCCTTATTGGGATTCCAG GTTGAAGGCcccaaatatatatttgaacCCAGAACAATCCGGAGAATGGAACTTCTGGTTCTCACAGTGTTGGATTGGAGACTACGATCAGTAACACCATTTAGTTTTCTTGATTTCTTCGCATGCAAGATCGATTCATCAGGAACTTACATGGGCTTCCTAATTTCAAGAGCCACAGAAATCATTCTATCCAATATTCGAg AAGCGAGTTTTCTTGAGTATTGGCCATCAAGCATTGCAGCTGCAGCAATACTTTGTGCGGCCGATGAAATACCAAAATTGTCACTTGTGAATCCAGAACTTGCTGAATTATGGTGTGATGGCCTAAGCAAA GAAAAAATCATAAGTTGCTATCGGTTAATGCAAGACCTTGTGGTTGACAATAGCAGAAGGAAAACCCCAAAAGTGTTACCAGTGCTTAGAGTAACAATCAGGGCTAGAATGAGGTCGAGTGACTCATCTTCCTCTTCAACTTGTTCTTCTTTCTCATCATCATCTTATAAAAGGAGAAAATTAAATGACTGCTTATGGGGGGATGATGACAAAGGAAACTCCGAGTGA